One Lagenorhynchus albirostris chromosome 8, mLagAlb1.1, whole genome shotgun sequence genomic region harbors:
- the LOC132524319 gene encoding anaphase-promoting complex subunit 10-like, with the protein MDFREDFKEDFREESLKVLITSPKVFSSSLWLCWCSGTILLDTLKARFSSAKAQCFLNSAHLLGFNKENQDWKTVLQQDRELNTPSREYQKFICALSSCKPGFGVDQLQDDNLETYWQSDGSQPHLVNIQFRRKTTVKTLCIYVDYKSDESYTPSKISVRVGNNFHNLQEIRQLELVQPSGWIHVPLTDNHKKPTRTFMIQIAVLANHQNGRDTHMRQIKIYTPVEESSIGKFPTCTTTDFMMYRSIR; encoded by the exons ATGGATTTTAGAGAGGATTTTAAAGAGGACTTTAGAGAGGAATCACTAAAGGTTCTCATTACTAGTCCCAAAGTGTTTTCCAGCTCTCTGTGGCTCTGCTGGTGTTCTGGGACCATTTTGCTGGACACATTGAAAGCACGCTTCAGCAGTGCAAAGGCACAGTGCTTCCTGAATTCAGCCCATCTTCTGGGATTCAACAAGGAGAACCAAG ACTGGAAGACAGTGCTACAGCAGGACAGAGAGTTGAATACACCCTCCAGAGAATACCAGAAGTTTATATGTGCTCTCTCATCTTGCAAACCGGGATTTGGAGTGGATCAATTACAAGATGACAATCTAGAAACTTACTGGCAGTCAGATGGCTCCCAGCCTCATTTAGTGAACATCcaattcagaagaaaaacaacagtGAAGACATTATGTATTTATGTGGACTAcaaatctgatgaaagctatacTCCAAGCAAGATCTCAGTCAGAGTaggaaataattttcataatCTTCAAGAAATCCGGCAACTTGAATTGGTGCAACCAAGTGGCTGGATTCACGTTCCCTTAACTGATAATCATAAGAAGCCAACTCGTACATTCATGATACAGATTGCTGTTCTAGCCAATCATCAGAATGGAAGAGATACCCACATGagacaaattaaaatatacacacccGTGGAAGAGAGCTCCATTGGTAAATTTCCTACATGTACAACTACTGATTTCATGATGTATCGCTCAATAAGGTGA